In Hemiscyllium ocellatum isolate sHemOce1 chromosome 2, sHemOce1.pat.X.cur, whole genome shotgun sequence, a single window of DNA contains:
- the rmi1 gene encoding recQ-mediated genome instability protein 1: MISARIETWLEATWHLKVPSHWLQACVEWIHQENQGVTLTQAQINKQVFEQWLLTDLRDLEYPILPDGISETQKCDLTGFYCLQIDSLIDVSQAAYSQLQKIRGKDTTNEQVTSTQISQRSWEAKPTRMLMLQLTDGVQELQGMEYKPIPALHSGLSPGTKILLLGNIACRLGVLLLKPENIRMLGGEVESLMEENCQDRLLARLIGESYDTAATRVSNNQNTTERTNGMPQLLEPSDDELLAGFDEDDLLLESRMDSESGYCSRIGTMSCISNCTQPLSSRWQSMNSQIPEMSREFQSENRELLDCNNEDFDEFPLDEFDDLFVQGELNAETEPERAMSQSPTSLKFLVEEPQRNNIKHVAEATDNRYGPCQEQNVKGADNTSGSQLQSQAKHLKSGIHTENAGPGSMLSDHNSMKKTGIPSVEGTNNTSVLTMELRKKQHNSLTLNESFDRRPKNDSVLGNLCISSEVISGSFGSGDNFHNDGTEISNMNGRTFNDPFVGLNSPPFTYLNILLDKKPDIITVVQIKGFIVTLLDKLTSNGGLWNIKARISDGTAYMDVELGDNILRSLIGFSVAEMRNSIKCPNQQQKVTAGLQKCQQKLVDLCCLMTIEFNPTLTTRVLAFHEVTLEDLQNLEYRVHLREKINVIK, encoded by the coding sequence ATGATTTCTGCACGAATTGAAACTTGGTTGGAAGCAACATGGCATCTCAAAGTTCCGTCACACTGGCTTCAAGCATGTGTAGAATGGATTCACCAGGAGAACCAAGGTGTTACTTTAACACAGGCCCAGATCAACAAACAAGTTTTTGAGCAATGGCTTCTTACTGATCTCCGAGATCTGGAGTATCCAATTTTGCCTGATGGAATTTCTGAAACGCAGAAATGTGACCTCACTGGATTTTACTGCTTGCAGATTGATTCATTAATTGATGTCAGCCAAGCAGCATACAGTCAGCTGCAAAAAATCCGGGGAAAGGACACCACTAACGAACAAGTGACATCAACACAAATATCCCAAAGATCTTGGGAAGCAAAACCAACCCGAATGTTGATGCTGCAATTAACGGATGGAGTCCAGGAGCTCCAAGGAATGGAATAtaagcctattcctgctctccaTAGTGGCCTTTCACCAGGCACAAAAATCTTGTTATTGGGTAATATTGCTTGTCGATTAGGAGTTCTGCTTCTTAAGCCTGAAAATATAAGGATGTTGGGAGGCGAAGTGGAGTCTCTTATGGAAGAAAACTGCCAAGACAGACTACTTGCAAGGTTAATTGGAGAATCGTATGATACTGCTGCAACTAGAGTGAGTAACAATCAAAATACGACTGAAAGGACTAATGGGATGCCTCAGCTCTTGGAACCTTCAGATGATGAGCTTTTGGCTGGTTTTGATGAAGATGATCTGCTTTTAGAGTCCAGAATGGATTCTGAAAGTGGATATTGTAGTAGAATTGGTACAATGAGCTGCATTTCCAATTGCACACAGCCTTTAAGCAGCAGATGGCAAAGTATGAACTCCCAGATTCCAGAAATGTCCAGAGAATTTCAAAGTGAAAATAGAGAATTATTAGATTGTAATAATGAAGATTTTGATGAGTTTCCCTTGGATGAATTTGATGATTTGTTTGTGCAGGGTGAACTGAATGCAGAAACTGAACCTGAAAGAGCAATGAGCCAATCCCCAACATCTCTCAAATTCTTAGTCGAAGAGCCACAGAGAAATAACATAAAGCATGTTGCAGAAGCAACAGATAACAGATACGGTCCATGCCAAGAGCAAAATGTAAAAGGTGCTGATAATACTTCTGGATCTCAATTACAAAGCCAAGCTAAACATCTTAAAAGTGGCATACATACTGAAAATGCAGGTCCAGGTTCCATGctaagtgatcataattccatgaAAAAGACAGGCATTCCTTCTGTAGAAGGAACAAATAATACAAGTGTTCTCACTATGGAACTGAGAAAGAAGCAGCATAACTCATTAACGCTGAATGAATCCTTTGACAGAAGGCCAAAGAACGATTCGGTACTTGGCAATCTGTGCATCTCATCAGAAGTAATTTCAGGTTCCTTTGGCAGTGGAGACAATTTTCATAATGATGGTACAGAAATAAGCAACATGAATGGAAGAACGTTCAACGATCCATTTGTGGGTTTGAATTCTCCACCGTTTACATATCTAAACATTCTGTTGGATAAGAAACCTGATATAATAACTGTGGTACAAATCAAAGGGTTCATTGTTACcttactggacaaactcacaagtAATGGTGGACTGTGGAATATTAAAGCTAGAATATCAGATGGTACTGCCTATATGGATGTAGAACTTGGTGATAACATTTTGAGAAGCTTGATTGGCTTCTCAGTAGCAGAAATGAGAAACTCCATAAAATGCCCTAATCAACAGCAAAAGGTAACCGCGGGATTACAAAAGTGCCAGCAGAAGTTGGTGGACCTTTGTTGTCTAATGACTATTGAATTTAACCCAACCTTAACTACTAGAGTTTTGGCATTCCATGAAGTAACTCTAGAAGACCTGCAGAATTTAGAATACCGGGTACATTTGAGGGAAAAAATAAATGTAATTAAATAA